The Halogeometricum rufum genome has a segment encoding these proteins:
- a CDS encoding dihydrofolate reductase family protein, whose protein sequence is MGHVTLYIATSVDGYLADEDGGVDWLDQFGSESEGSEATGGFSEFLESVDCLVMGATTYQQVLGFGEWPYGETPTYVFTHRELSPATEAVEFVDRDVAAVAGELERKHDHVWLVGGAQLAQSFLRAGEIDHLRLFLAPILLGDGIRLFDGDYDRQRLRLLDTASDDSGIVEQRYEFLD, encoded by the coding sequence ATGGGTCACGTGACACTCTACATCGCGACGAGCGTCGACGGGTACCTCGCCGACGAGGACGGGGGCGTCGACTGGCTCGACCAGTTCGGGTCGGAGTCGGAGGGAAGCGAAGCGACGGGCGGATTCTCGGAGTTCCTCGAGAGCGTCGACTGTCTCGTCATGGGCGCGACAACGTACCAGCAGGTTCTCGGGTTCGGCGAGTGGCCCTACGGCGAGACGCCGACGTACGTGTTCACGCACAGAGAGCTCTCGCCCGCGACCGAGGCGGTCGAGTTCGTCGACCGAGACGTGGCCGCGGTCGCCGGAGAACTCGAACGGAAGCACGACCACGTCTGGCTGGTCGGCGGTGCGCAACTGGCGCAGTCGTTCCTCCGGGCGGGGGAAATCGACCACTTGCGGCTGTTTCTCGCCCCGATACTCCTCGGCGACGGGATTCGACTCTTCGACGGCGACTACGACCGACAGCGTCTTCGGTTACTCGACACGGCGTCCGACGACAGCGGCATCGTCGAACAGCGCTACGAGTTCCTCGACTGA
- a CDS encoding alcohol dehydrogenase catalytic domain-containing protein: MRTAAFAELTGPDGVELLERPDPDPDAGEAVVNVEACSINRHDLWILQGDSAMVDASDLPFVSGLDVAGTVRAVGDGVTGVEPGDRVVLCPNETCGTCRFCREGPENLCENFSLYHGGLAERALVAADRLVSLPDSVDATTAAALPTAYLTAFHMLRRAEVGPNDLVFVPGATGGVGVAGVQLAAVLGARTVGTSSSASKLDRLTELGLDHAVEGTDPDEIRPAVADVGPADAVLNHLGGAYTQLGLDALRRGGRMVVCGRTAGRYSEIDIPDLFLRHKSVVGSTMGTQADLERLVGLVADGRLDPEIDETFPLDSTGAAFRTMRDRESVGKLVVTNETA, translated from the coding sequence ATGCGCACCGCAGCGTTCGCCGAGTTGACCGGACCCGACGGCGTGGAGTTACTCGAACGACCGGACCCCGACCCAGACGCCGGCGAAGCAGTCGTGAACGTCGAGGCCTGTTCCATCAATCGCCACGACCTGTGGATTCTGCAGGGCGACTCCGCGATGGTGGACGCGTCGGACCTGCCGTTCGTCAGCGGACTCGACGTGGCCGGGACGGTGCGCGCCGTCGGCGACGGCGTGACCGGCGTCGAACCCGGCGACCGGGTCGTCCTCTGCCCGAACGAGACGTGCGGCACCTGTCGCTTCTGCCGCGAGGGACCCGAGAACCTCTGCGAGAACTTCTCGCTGTACCACGGCGGCCTCGCCGAACGGGCACTCGTGGCGGCCGACCGTCTCGTCTCGCTCCCCGATTCCGTCGACGCGACGACGGCCGCCGCCCTCCCGACGGCGTACCTGACCGCCTTCCACATGCTCCGGCGGGCCGAGGTGGGACCGAACGACCTCGTGTTCGTCCCCGGCGCGACGGGCGGCGTCGGCGTCGCGGGCGTCCAACTCGCGGCAGTCCTCGGCGCTCGCACCGTCGGCACCTCCTCGTCGGCGTCGAAACTCGACCGGTTGACCGAGTTGGGACTGGACCACGCTGTCGAGGGCACGGACCCCGACGAGATACGCCCGGCCGTCGCGGACGTCGGCCCCGCCGACGCCGTCCTGAATCACCTCGGCGGCGCGTACACCCAACTCGGACTGGACGCCCTCCGCCGCGGCGGGCGGATGGTCGTCTGCGGTCGGACCGCCGGTCGGTACTCCGAGATAGACATCCCCGACCTGTTCCTGAGACACAAGTCGGTCGTCGGCAGTACGATGGGGACGCAGGCGGACCTCGAACGACTGGTCGGACTCGTCGCCGACGGGAGACTGGACCCCGAGATTGACGAGACGTTCCCGTTGGACTCGACCGGCGCGGCGTTCCGGACGATGCGGGACAGAGAGAGCGTCGGGAAACTCGTCGTCACGAACGAGACGGCGTAG